A single bacterium DNA region contains:
- a CDS encoding replication-associated recombination protein A, translated as MELFEQSRGEEIARSAPLAARMRPGTLDDIVGQAHLLGHGRLLRRAIESDTLTSAIFYGPPGTGKTSLARVIAAATRAHFEPVNAVTAGVADIRRLTEEARDRRALHGTRTILFIDEIHRFNKAQQDVLLPHVEDGTVILIGATTGNPFIDVTPTLVSRSRVFALEPLSLADLDVILRRALADPRGLAPRHVEASPDALAHIARAANGDARAALNMLELAATGAVPDAAGVRRVTLEQAQEAMQRRVIPYDRAGDQHYDVISAFIKSLRGGDPDAAVYWLARMLAGGEDPRFIARRMVVHAAEDVGLADPQALLVAVAAAQAVDLVGLPEARIPMTEAAVYIATAPKSNAVIRAISRAAQDVEREEAQPVPPALRDASTQGARRLGRGQGYVYPHDHPDAFVPQQYAPDNVKDRVYYEPTAAGHEQEIRRRLRSWWAGVKRYGGE; from the coding sequence ATGGAACTGTTCGAACAGAGCCGGGGCGAGGAGATCGCGCGCTCGGCGCCGCTGGCCGCGCGGATGCGGCCGGGGACGCTCGACGACATCGTCGGGCAGGCGCATCTCCTCGGTCACGGACGGCTGCTGCGGCGCGCCATTGAGAGCGACACGCTGACCTCCGCGATCTTCTACGGGCCGCCGGGGACGGGCAAGACGTCCCTGGCGCGCGTCATTGCCGCGGCGACCCGCGCGCACTTCGAGCCGGTCAACGCCGTCACGGCGGGCGTCGCGGACATCCGGCGTCTCACCGAGGAGGCGCGCGACCGGCGGGCGCTGCACGGGACCCGCACGATCCTGTTCATCGACGAGATCCACCGCTTCAACAAGGCGCAGCAGGACGTGCTCCTCCCGCACGTGGAGGACGGCACGGTGATTTTGATCGGCGCGACCACCGGCAATCCGTTCATCGACGTCACCCCGACCCTCGTCTCGCGCTCGCGGGTCTTCGCGCTCGAACCGCTGTCGCTCGCGGACCTCGACGTCATCCTCCGCCGGGCGCTCGCCGATCCGCGCGGCCTGGCGCCGCGGCACGTCGAGGCCTCTCCCGACGCGCTGGCCCACATCGCGCGGGCGGCCAACGGCGATGCCCGCGCGGCGCTCAACATGCTCGAACTGGCGGCGACGGGGGCGGTCCCGGACGCCGCGGGTGTGCGCCGCGTGACGCTCGAACAGGCGCAGGAAGCCATGCAGCGCCGCGTCATCCCCTACGACCGCGCCGGCGACCAGCACTACGACGTCATTTCCGCCTTCATCAAGAGCCTCCGCGGCGGCGACCCCGACGCGGCGGTGTACTGGCTCGCCCGGATGCTCGCCGGCGGGGAGGATCCGCGGTTCATCGCGCGGCGGATGGTGGTCCACGCCGCCGAGGACGTCGGGCTGGCCGACCCGCAGGCGCTGCTCGTGGCCGTGGCCGCGGCGCAGGCGGTCGACCTCGTCGGATTGCCGGAAGCCCGCATCCCGATGACGGAGGCTGCGGTCTACATCGCGACCGCCCCGAAGAGCAACGCGGTGATCCGCGCCATCTCGCGCGCGGCCCAGGACGTCGAGCGCGAGGAGGCGCAGCCGGTGCCGCCGGCGCTGCGCGACGCGTCGACCCAGGGAGCGCGGCGGCTCGGCCGCGGGCAGGGCTACGTCTACCCGCACGATCACCCGGACGCGTTTGTCCCGCAACAGTACGCGCCCGACAATGTCAAGGACCGCGTCTACTACGAGCCGACGGCCGCCGGGCACGAACAGGAGATCCGGCGGCGCCTG
- a CDS encoding Glu/Leu/Phe/Val dehydrogenase, translating into MALRQFRVAADRLELPPAVRDVLEHPHREFAVHFPVAMDDGTTRVFTGYRVLHNSVLGPTKGGLRYSPAVEINEVRALAMWMTWKCALAHLPYGGAKGGVACDPASLSPGELERLTRRFATELRPMIGARIDIPAPDVGTNSQIMAWFMDTYSMHEGYSVPPVVTGKPVSIGGSAGRQDATGRGVMIAAREAARMRGVPFAGSRVVVQGFGNVGGTAAALMAAEGCRVVAAGDIFGGVYNPKGLDVDALRRHVAATRRVEGFRGGEAVGAAELLELPCEFLIPAAVEGQITARNAGRIQARIVVEGANGPTTPDADAILEGRGILVVPDILANAGGVIVSYFEWVQDLQAYFWSEEEINAHLGRLMVEGVARIAAVAGVEGVSLRTAALLVAVRRVAAALLDRGVYP; encoded by the coding sequence ATGGCCCTGCGGCAGTTCCGGGTCGCGGCCGACCGGCTGGAGCTCCCGCCGGCCGTGCGCGACGTGCTCGAACATCCGCACCGCGAGTTTGCCGTTCACTTCCCCGTGGCGATGGACGATGGAACCACCCGCGTCTTTACCGGTTATCGCGTGCTGCACAACAGCGTGCTCGGTCCCACGAAGGGCGGCCTGCGGTACAGTCCCGCCGTGGAGATCAACGAAGTGCGCGCGCTGGCGATGTGGATGACCTGGAAGTGCGCGCTCGCCCACCTGCCGTACGGCGGGGCGAAGGGCGGCGTCGCCTGCGACCCCGCATCCCTGTCGCCCGGCGAATTGGAGCGTCTGACGCGGCGTTTCGCCACCGAGTTGCGGCCGATGATCGGCGCCCGGATCGATATCCCCGCCCCGGATGTGGGGACGAACAGCCAGATCATGGCCTGGTTCATGGACACCTACAGCATGCACGAGGGGTACTCGGTCCCGCCGGTCGTGACCGGCAAGCCGGTGTCGATCGGCGGCTCGGCCGGCCGTCAGGACGCGACGGGCCGCGGCGTCATGATCGCGGCCCGAGAAGCGGCCCGGATGCGCGGGGTCCCGTTTGCCGGCAGCCGCGTCGTCGTGCAGGGCTTCGGCAACGTCGGCGGGACCGCGGCGGCCCTCATGGCGGCCGAAGGGTGCCGCGTCGTCGCCGCCGGCGACATCTTCGGCGGCGTGTACAATCCGAAGGGACTCGACGTCGACGCACTGCGCCGCCACGTCGCGGCGACGCGGCGCGTCGAGGGCTTCCGGGGCGGCGAGGCGGTCGGCGCCGCCGAGCTGCTGGAACTGCCCTGCGAGTTCCTGATCCCGGCCGCCGTCGAAGGCCAGATCACCGCCCGCAACGCCGGCCGGATCCAGGCCCGCATCGTGGTCGAAGGCGCGAACGGGCCGACGACGCCGGACGCCGACGCCATCCTCGAGGGCCGCGGGATCCTGGTCGTGCCGGACATCCTGGCCAACGCCGGCGGCGTCATCGTGTCGTATTTCGAGTGGGTGCAGGATCTGCAGGCGTACTTCTGGAGCGAAGAGGAGATCAACGCCCACTTGGGCCGTCTGATGGTCGAGGGTGTCGCGCGCATCGCCGCGGTCGCCGGCGTAGAGGGTGTGTCGCTGCGGACCGCGGCGCTGCTGGTCGCCGTGCGCCGGGTCGCCGCCGCCCTCCTCGATCGCGGCGTCTATCCCTGA